In the genome of Synechococcus sp. CB0101, the window GCAGCAGGGCACCCGCGCCACGATGTTCCGGTTGGGGGTGGCGGGGCCCGAGGGCTGCACGCCCCTGCACAGCAGTACCTTCCGGCCCGATGAGGCTTGTCTGGCCGTGGGGGTGGAGGTGCTCAGTGCCAGCCTGCTGCGCTGGATGGAGGCCTGCCGCTGATGGCTTCCCGTTCGCCCCTCAGCCGTGATCTCCTGGCCCTGGCCACGCCGCTGTTGATCGTGTTGGGTCTGGTGGGCCTGGTGCTACGCCAGGGTTCCGATCGACTCCAAGCCGTGCCGGCCCTGGTGATCGGCGTGGCGTTGCTGGTGCAGAGCGCCTGGAGTCGCCGCCGTCGCCGCCGGGCGTTGCTCAACGCTCTGCAGGATCAGCGCGGTCAGTGCTGACCCAAACTGAAGCGCAAGGCCGCGTTCCCCCAGATCGTCCCGATGGATTTCGATGCTCTGAGGGAGGCGATTGCTTCCGATAACCCGGGCCGGGCCCGCCCCGCCCTTGCCAGCCTGGTGGAGGCCACCCCCGAACAGGCGGAACCCCTGTTGCTCTTGGGCCTGCAGCAGAACGACATGCTGCTGCGCCAGCTGAGTTGCTCCGGGTTGGGCCACAAGCCCACACCGGCGGGCTGGGAGCCTCTGGTGCACGCTCTCCAGCACGATCCAGAGGTGGCGGTGCGGGCTGAGGCGGCCAATGCCTTGGTGAGTCATGGCTTTGAGCGGGCATGGCCGCTGGTGCTGGAGGCTTTCGAACGGGAACGGGAGTGGCTGCTGCGTTGCAGCGTGCTTTCGGCGGTGGCGGAGCACCCGGAGGTGCAGCCTGAGCAGCTGCTGTGCCTGGCCCGGTTGGCGATCGCCGATACCGACGGCACGGTGCGGGTTGGTGGCACCGAGATCCTCGGGCGTCTGGTGCGCGAAGCCGATCCGGCGTCTTCCGCGGCTGAGCAGGCCCGTGCCGAGCTGCGGCGCCTCCAGCAGGACGGGGACCATCGCGTGGTGGCCGCGGCGCTGAATGGCCTGCAGCACTGAGCTTTTTCAGCCTTGCTAGGTTGATGGGGTCACTAGGGGTGCCCCTGCACTGGGGCTGAGATCACACCCTCCGAACCTGATCCGGGTCATGCCGGCGCAGGGAAGTGAGAAGAGAACCTCAGGCTGCGCCCCGTTGTTGCCGGTTTTGCCGGTTCCTTCACTTTCGCCGTAGCCCGTTATGCGCAGCGCCTGGATCGAGAAGCGCAAAGGCCAAGCCAATGTGTCGCAGATGCACTACGCCCGTCAGGGTGTGGTGACCGAAGAAATGGCCTACGTGGCCAAGCGGGAGAACCTGCCCGAATCGCTGGTGATGGAGGAGGTGGCACGGGGCCGCATGATCATCCCCGCCAACATCAACCACCCCAACTTGGAGCCGATGGCGATCGGCATTGCCTCCAA includes:
- a CDS encoding HEAT repeat domain-containing protein, with translation MDFDALREAIASDNPGRARPALASLVEATPEQAEPLLLLGLQQNDMLLRQLSCSGLGHKPTPAGWEPLVHALQHDPEVAVRAEAANALVSHGFERAWPLVLEAFEREREWLLRCSVLSAVAEHPEVQPEQLLCLARLAIADTDGTVRVGGTEILGRLVREADPASSAAEQARAELRRLQQDGDHRVVAAALNGLQH
- a CDS encoding DUF3188 domain-containing protein; its protein translation is MASRSPLSRDLLALATPLLIVLGLVGLVLRQGSDRLQAVPALVIGVALLVQSAWSRRRRRRALLNALQDQRGQC